From a single Pseudomonas triticicola genomic region:
- a CDS encoding alpha-L-glutamate ligase-like protein, with translation MFGFWKTWKALEARGIMGINRRNADYVLKYNKRSLYPIVDDKILTKERAIAAGIHVPELYGVISTEKEIDKLDEIIGGRSDFVIKPAQGAGGDGIIVIADRFEGRYRTVSGKILAHEELEHHISSILTGLYSLGGHRDRALIEYRVTPDQIFKSISYEGVPDIRIIVLMGYPVMAMLRLPTRQSGGKANLHQGAIGVGVDLATGLTLRGTWLNNIITKHPDTTNAVDGVQLPYWDGFMKLAAGCYELCGLGYIGVDMVLDQEKGPLILELNARPGLNIQIANDCGLTLRTHSVEARLEELKARGVKESVEERVAFTQEMFGHIPAVEG, from the coding sequence ATGTTCGGTTTCTGGAAGACCTGGAAGGCCCTCGAGGCGCGCGGCATCATGGGCATCAACCGCCGAAACGCGGACTACGTGCTCAAGTACAACAAGCGCAGCCTGTACCCGATCGTCGATGACAAGATCCTCACCAAGGAACGCGCCATCGCCGCCGGCATCCACGTGCCGGAGCTGTACGGGGTGATCTCCACCGAGAAGGAAATCGACAAGCTCGACGAGATCATCGGCGGGCGCAGCGACTTCGTGATCAAACCGGCGCAGGGCGCGGGTGGCGACGGCATCATCGTCATCGCCGACCGTTTCGAAGGCCGCTATCGCACGGTGTCGGGCAAGATCCTCGCCCACGAAGAGCTGGAGCATCACATCTCCAGCATCCTCACCGGCCTGTACTCGCTGGGCGGCCACCGCGACCGCGCACTGATCGAATACCGCGTGACCCCGGACCAGATCTTCAAAAGCATCAGCTACGAAGGCGTGCCGGACATCCGCATCATCGTGCTGATGGGTTACCCGGTGATGGCGATGTTGCGTCTGCCGACCCGCCAGTCCGGCGGCAAGGCCAACCTGCACCAGGGCGCCATTGGCGTTGGTGTGGATCTGGCCACCGGATTGACCCTGCGCGGCACCTGGCTGAACAACATCATCACCAAACACCCCGACACCACCAACGCGGTGGATGGCGTGCAACTGCCCTACTGGGACGGTTTCATGAAACTCGCCGCCGGCTGCTATGAGCTGTGCGGGCTGGGTTATATCGGTGTGGACATGGTGCTCGATCAGGAAAAGGGTCCGTTGATTCTCGAACTGAATGCACGGCCGGGGCTGAACATTCAGATCGCCAACGATTGCGGCCTGACCTTGCGCACTCACTCGGTTGAAGCGCGGCTGGAAGAGCTGAAGGCGCGGGGCGTTAAGGAATCGGTAGAAGAGCGGGTGGCGTTTACCCAGGAGATGTTTGGGCATATTCCTGCGGTCGAGGGCTAA
- a CDS encoding phosphoadenylyl-sulfate reductase yields MSPSFDVVELATTYANKSAQDILKLAFAEFGDDLWISFSGAEDVVLVDMAWKLNKNVKVFSLDTGRLHPETYRFIEQVREHYQIDIEIVSPDYTKLEPFVKEKGLFSFYKDGHGECCGIRKIEPLRRKLSDVKAWATGQRRDQSPGTRSAVAVLEIDTAFSTPERTLYKFNPLAQMTSEEIWGYIRMLELPYNSLHERGFISIGCEPCTRPVLPNQHEREGRWWWEEATQKECGLHAGNIISKSKV; encoded by the coding sequence ATGAGCCCATCGTTCGACGTCGTGGAACTCGCCACGACCTATGCCAACAAATCCGCCCAGGACATCCTCAAGCTCGCCTTCGCCGAGTTCGGCGATGACTTGTGGATATCTTTCAGCGGCGCCGAGGACGTGGTGCTGGTGGACATGGCGTGGAAGCTGAACAAGAACGTCAAAGTGTTCAGCCTCGACACCGGCCGCCTGCATCCGGAGACCTACCGCTTCATCGAGCAGGTGCGCGAGCATTACCAGATCGACATCGAAATCGTCTCGCCGGACTACACGAAACTCGAACCGTTCGTGAAGGAAAAAGGCCTGTTCAGTTTCTACAAGGACGGCCACGGCGAATGCTGCGGCATCCGCAAGATCGAGCCGCTGCGCCGTAAGCTGTCCGACGTCAAAGCCTGGGCCACCGGCCAGCGCCGCGACCAGAGCCCGGGCACCCGCAGCGCTGTGGCGGTGCTGGAAATCGACACGGCGTTCTCGACACCGGAACGCACCCTGTACAAGTTCAACCCGTTGGCGCAGATGACCAGCGAGGAGATCTGGGGTTACATCCGCATGCTCGAACTGCCCTACAACAGCCTGCACGAGCGCGGTTTCATCAGCATCGGCTGCGAACCCTGCACCCGCCCGGTGCTGCCGAACCAGCACGAGCGCGAAGGCCGCTGGTGGTGGGAAGAAGCCACGCAGAAAGAATGCGGGCTGCATGCCGGGAATATCATCAGCAAAAGCAAGGTTTGA
- the prpB gene encoding methylisocitrate lyase, protein MTSILNTPGQRFRDAVASEHPLQVVGAINANHALLAKRAGFKAIYLSGGGVAAGSLGVPDLGITGLDDVLTDVRRITDVCDLPLLVDVDTGFGSSAFNVARTVKSMIKFGAAAIHIEDQVGAKRCGHRPNKEIVSQQEMVDRIKAAVDARTDDSFVIMARTDALAVEGLESALDRAAACIEAGADMIFPEAITELDMYKLFANRVKAPILANITEFGATPLYTTEQLAGADVSLVLYPLSAFRAMNKAAENVYTAIRRDGTQQNVIDTMQTRMELYDRIDYHTFEQKLDALFAQKKG, encoded by the coding sequence ATGACTTCCATCCTGAACACGCCGGGCCAGCGCTTCCGCGATGCGGTCGCCAGCGAGCATCCTTTGCAAGTGGTCGGCGCGATCAACGCCAACCACGCGCTGCTGGCCAAGCGCGCCGGTTTCAAGGCGATCTACCTGTCCGGCGGCGGCGTGGCCGCAGGCTCGCTTGGTGTGCCGGATCTGGGCATCACCGGGCTGGACGACGTGCTGACCGACGTGCGCCGTATCACCGACGTTTGCGACCTGCCGCTGCTGGTGGATGTCGACACCGGTTTTGGCTCGTCGGCCTTCAACGTCGCGCGCACGGTCAAGTCGATGATCAAGTTCGGCGCGGCGGCAATTCACATTGAGGATCAGGTCGGCGCCAAGCGCTGCGGCCATCGCCCCAATAAAGAAATCGTCAGCCAGCAGGAAATGGTCGATCGCATCAAAGCCGCCGTCGATGCCCGTACCGATGACAGCTTCGTGATCATGGCGCGTACCGACGCACTGGCAGTGGAAGGTCTGGAATCGGCACTTGATCGTGCGGCGGCGTGCATCGAGGCCGGCGCTGACATGATTTTCCCTGAGGCGATTACCGAGCTGGACATGTACAAGCTGTTCGCCAACCGTGTGAAAGCACCGATCCTGGCCAACATCACCGAGTTCGGCGCAACGCCGCTGTACACCACCGAACAACTGGCCGGCGCCGATGTGTCGCTGGTGCTGTACCCGCTGTCGGCGTTCCGCGCGATGAACAAGGCGGCGGAAAATGTCTACACGGCGATCCGCCGCGACGGCACGCAACAGAATGTCATCGACACCATGCAGACTCGCATGGAGCTTTACGATCGTATCGATTACCACACGTTCGAGCAGAAGCTCGATGCGTTGTTTGCACAGAAGAAAGGCTGA
- a CDS encoding ATP-dependent zinc protease family protein, producing MRLKPFPTFFALFCLPGLAAAGEKTVYGLNEYASLDGINLEVAAKLDTGAKTASLSARDIKRFKRNGESWVRFYLAIDAAHSHPIERPLARVSKIKRRAGDYDPEEGKQYTARPVIELDICMGSALRSIEVNLTDRSAFQYPLLIGSEALKRFDALVDPSLKYAAGKPACTIAAHTAE from the coding sequence ATGAGACTCAAGCCTTTCCCCACCTTTTTTGCTCTGTTTTGCCTGCCCGGCCTCGCCGCCGCGGGGGAAAAAACCGTGTACGGCCTCAACGAATACGCTTCGCTTGACGGCATCAATCTCGAAGTTGCGGCCAAACTCGACACCGGGGCGAAAACCGCCTCGCTGAGCGCCCGCGACATCAAACGCTTCAAACGCAACGGTGAATCCTGGGTACGTTTCTACCTGGCCATCGACGCCGCGCATTCACACCCCATCGAACGGCCGCTGGCGCGGGTCAGCAAGATCAAGCGCCGCGCCGGCGACTACGATCCGGAAGAAGGCAAGCAGTACACCGCCCGCCCGGTCATCGAGCTGGATATCTGCATGGGTTCGGCATTGCGCAGCATCGAAGTGAACCTCACCGACCGAAGTGCGTTCCAATACCCGCTTTTGATCGGCTCCGAGGCGCTGAAACGCTTCGACGCGCTGGTCGACCCCAGTCTTAAATACGCTGCCGGCAAACCTGCCTGCACCATCGCCGCTCACACCGCCGAGTAA
- a CDS encoding aspartate/glutamate racemase family protein, whose product MRILVVNVNTTESITDAIARSAQAVASPGTEIVGLTPYFGAESIEGNFESYLAAIAVMDRVMAYDQPFDAVIQAGYGEHGREGLQELLNVPVVDITDAAASTAMFLGHAYSVVTTLDRTVPLIEDRLKLSGLWDRCASVRASGLAVLELEHEPQRALEAIVQQAELAVTQDKAEVICLGCGGMAGLDEQIRRRTGVPVVDGVTAAVTIAESLVRLKLSTSKVRTYATPRPKNIVGWAQRFAR is encoded by the coding sequence ATGCGTATTCTCGTGGTCAACGTCAACACCACTGAATCCATCACCGACGCCATCGCCCGCTCGGCACAGGCCGTCGCTTCGCCCGGTACCGAAATCGTCGGCCTGACGCCGTACTTCGGCGCCGAATCGATTGAAGGCAATTTCGAAAGCTACCTGGCCGCCATCGCCGTGATGGACCGAGTGATGGCCTATGACCAACCCTTCGATGCGGTGATCCAGGCCGGCTACGGCGAACATGGCCGCGAAGGCTTGCAGGAATTGCTCAACGTGCCAGTGGTAGATATCACTGATGCGGCGGCCAGCACCGCGATGTTCCTCGGCCATGCCTACTCGGTGGTGACCACGCTGGATCGCACCGTGCCGCTGATCGAGGATCGACTGAAATTGTCCGGCCTGTGGGATCGCTGTGCCTCGGTGCGCGCCAGTGGTCTGGCGGTTCTGGAGCTGGAACACGAACCGCAGCGCGCACTGGAAGCGATCGTGCAGCAGGCCGAACTGGCGGTGACCCAGGACAAGGCCGAGGTGATTTGCCTGGGCTGCGGCGGCATGGCCGGACTGGACGAGCAGATCCGCCGGCGCACCGGCGTGCCGGTGGTGGATGGCGTGACGGCGGCGGTGACGATTGCCGAATCGCTGGTGCGCTTGAAGTTGTCGACGTCGAAGGTGCGCACATATGCCACGCCACGGCCGAAGAATATTGTTGGCTGGGCGCAGCGCTTTGCTCGATAG
- the thrH gene encoding bifunctional phosphoserine phosphatase/homoserine phosphotransferase ThrH — MEIACLDLEGVLVPEIWIAFAEKTGIDSLKATTRDIPDYDVLMKQRLRILDEHGLKLSDIQEVIATLKPLDGAVEFVNWLRERFQVVILSDTFYEFSQPLMRQLGFPTLLCHRLITDESGRVTGYQLRQKDPKRQSVLAFKSLYYRVIAAGDSYNDTTMLGEADAGILFHAPDNVIREFPQFPAVHTFEELKQEFLKASNRELSL; from the coding sequence GTGGAAATTGCTTGCCTGGATCTTGAAGGGGTACTGGTACCGGAAATCTGGATCGCCTTCGCCGAAAAAACCGGAATCGACTCCCTCAAGGCCACCACTCGGGACATTCCCGATTACGACGTCCTGATGAAGCAGCGCCTGCGCATACTCGATGAGCACGGCCTCAAGCTCTCGGACATTCAGGAAGTCATCGCCACGCTGAAACCGCTGGATGGCGCGGTGGAGTTCGTCAACTGGCTGCGCGAGCGTTTCCAGGTGGTGATTCTCTCGGACACTTTCTATGAATTCTCGCAGCCGTTGATGCGCCAGCTGGGCTTCCCGACTTTGCTCTGCCATCGCTTGATCACTGACGAAAGCGGTCGGGTGACGGGCTATCAACTGCGCCAGAAAGACCCGAAGCGCCAGTCGGTGCTGGCGTTCAAGAGCCTGTACTACCGGGTGATCGCGGCGGGTGATTCGTACAACGACACGACCATGCTCGGCGAGGCGGATGCGGGGATTCTGTTTCACGCGCCGGACAACGTGATTCGCGAGTTTCCGCAGTTTCCGGCGGTGCATACGTTTGAAGAGCTGAAGCAGGAATTTCTCAAGGCCTCTAATAGAGAGTTGAGTTTGTAG
- a CDS encoding LysR family transcriptional regulator produces METFSSIECFVRSAEVGSFAEAARRLSLTPAAVGKSVAKLEARLGVRLFQRSTRSLTLTEAGQLFLSEVSASLTTIQNAVANLASAGGQPAGTLKVSMGTVFGRLYIVPLLGEFLRRYPAINPDWHFDNRQVDLIGQGFDAAIGGGFELPQGVVARKLTPAHRVLVASEDYLQKHAPISHPDDLRQHDGILIRSPQTGRVRSWQLTHRDQQHSPLTLRARMTMSDSEAACATAMQGLGIALVSMPFAVPYLQAGTLQRVLPDWFVDDGNISIYYAEHKLLPGKTRAFVDFVIEQFAEQGLGRRFSAI; encoded by the coding sequence ATGGAAACATTCAGCAGTATCGAATGCTTTGTGCGCAGCGCCGAAGTCGGCAGCTTTGCCGAAGCCGCGCGACGCTTGAGCCTGACCCCGGCGGCAGTGGGCAAAAGCGTGGCGAAACTGGAGGCGCGGCTTGGCGTGCGGCTGTTCCAGCGTAGTACACGCAGCCTGACCCTGACCGAAGCGGGGCAGCTGTTTTTGAGTGAAGTCAGCGCCAGCCTGACCACCATCCAGAATGCCGTGGCCAATCTGGCCAGTGCCGGAGGACAACCCGCCGGCACGCTGAAAGTCAGCATGGGCACGGTGTTCGGCCGTCTGTATATCGTGCCGCTGCTTGGTGAGTTTCTGCGGCGCTATCCGGCGATCAACCCGGACTGGCATTTCGATAACCGCCAGGTCGATCTGATCGGGCAGGGCTTCGACGCGGCGATTGGCGGCGGCTTTGAACTGCCGCAAGGCGTGGTTGCGCGCAAGCTTACGCCGGCACATCGGGTGTTGGTGGCATCTGAGGACTATCTGCAAAAACATGCGCCGATCAGCCATCCCGATGACCTCAGGCAACACGACGGCATTCTGATTCGCTCACCGCAGACCGGGCGCGTGCGCTCCTGGCAACTGACTCACCGCGATCAGCAACACAGCCCGCTGACGTTGCGGGCACGGATGACCATGAGTGATTCCGAGGCTGCCTGTGCAACGGCGATGCAAGGTTTGGGCATTGCGCTGGTGAGCATGCCCTTTGCGGTGCCGTACCTTCAGGCAGGGACGTTACAGCGGGTGCTGCCGGACTGGTTTGTCGACGACGGCAACATTTCGATCTATTACGCCGAGCATAAATTGTTGCCGGGGAAGACCCGGGCGTTTGTGGATTTCGTGATTGAACAGTTTGCTGAGCAGGGACTGGGGCGGCGGTTTAGTGCTATTTGA
- a CDS encoding NCS1 family nucleobase:cation symporter-1 → MRTSLSNNIALNLPSATLDQPLPDDGLNEPLQLSPRLHNSDLAPTKAEGRRWGQYSIFALWTNDVHNIANYSFAIGLYALGLGGWQILLSLGIGAALVYFFMNLSGYMGQKTGVPFPVISRISFGIHGAQIPALIRAVIAIAWFGIQTYLASVVFRVLLTAVHPGFAEYDHNSILGLSTLGWVCFVAIWLVQLAILAYGMEMVRRYEAFAGPVILLTVAALAGWMYFQANATIAWSIREPLTGGEMWRNIFAGGALWLAIYGTLILNFCDFARSSPCRKTIKVGNFWGLPVNILVFAAITVLLCGAQFQINGRIIESPTEIIASIPNTFFLVLGCLAFLIVTVAVNIMANFVAPAFVLSNLAPKYLTFRRAGLISATIAVLILPWNLYNSPLVIVYFLSGLGALLGPLYGVIMVDYWLIRKGRINVPQLYSEDPNGAYYYSRGINFRAVAAFIPAALIAIVLALVPGFHSVSPFSWLIGAGIAGMLYLIIAKRQTHYAEVSGECIAVDNVSH, encoded by the coding sequence ATGCGTACAAGTCTTTCGAATAACATCGCGCTGAATCTGCCCTCCGCCACGCTCGATCAACCGTTGCCCGATGACGGACTGAACGAGCCGCTGCAACTGAGCCCGCGTCTGCACAACAGCGATCTGGCGCCGACCAAAGCCGAAGGCCGGCGTTGGGGCCAGTACAGCATCTTCGCCCTGTGGACGAACGACGTACACAACATCGCCAACTACTCGTTCGCCATCGGCCTGTATGCGTTGGGCCTGGGCGGCTGGCAGATTCTGCTGTCGCTGGGGATCGGCGCGGCGCTGGTGTACTTCTTCATGAACCTGTCCGGGTACATGGGGCAGAAAACCGGGGTGCCGTTTCCGGTGATCAGCCGGATCAGTTTCGGCATCCACGGTGCGCAAATCCCTGCATTGATCAGGGCGGTGATCGCCATCGCCTGGTTCGGTATTCAGACGTACCTCGCCTCGGTGGTCTTCCGCGTCTTGCTGACTGCCGTGCATCCGGGCTTCGCTGAATACGATCACAACTCGATTCTCGGCTTGTCGACTCTGGGCTGGGTGTGCTTCGTTGCCATCTGGCTGGTGCAACTGGCGATCCTCGCCTACGGCATGGAGATGGTGCGTCGTTACGAGGCATTTGCCGGGCCGGTGATTCTGCTGACCGTTGCTGCCCTTGCCGGGTGGATGTATTTCCAGGCCAACGCGACCATTGCCTGGTCGATCCGCGAGCCGCTGACCGGTGGCGAGATGTGGCGCAACATCTTTGCCGGCGGCGCGTTGTGGCTGGCGATTTACGGCACGCTGATCCTCAACTTCTGCGACTTCGCCCGTTCTTCGCCGTGCCGCAAAACCATCAAGGTAGGAAATTTCTGGGGCTTGCCGGTGAACATTCTGGTATTCGCCGCGATTACCGTGTTGCTGTGTGGCGCGCAGTTCCAGATCAACGGGCGAATCATCGAAAGCCCGACCGAGATCATCGCCTCGATCCCCAACACGTTCTTCCTGGTACTCGGCTGCCTGGCTTTTCTGATCGTCACCGTCGCGGTGAACATCATGGCCAACTTCGTCGCCCCGGCGTTCGTCCTCAGCAACCTGGCGCCGAAGTACCTGACCTTCCGCCGCGCCGGGTTGATCAGCGCGACCATCGCTGTACTGATCCTGCCGTGGAACCTCTACAACAGCCCGCTGGTGATCGTGTATTTCCTGTCGGGCCTCGGCGCCCTGCTCGGCCCGCTCTACGGGGTGATCATGGTCGACTACTGGCTGATCCGCAAAGGCCGGATCAATGTGCCGCAGCTCTACAGCGAAGACCCCAACGGCGCTTATTACTACAGCCGCGGCATCAATTTCCGCGCGGTGGCGGCGTTTATTCCTGCAGCGCTGATCGCCATCGTCCTGGCCCTGGTACCTGGTTTCCACAGCGTTTCGCCGTTCTCCTGGCTGATCGGTGCCGGTATCGCCGGCATGCTTTACCTGATCATCGCCAAACGCCAGACGCATTACGCCGAAGTCAGCGGCGAGTGCATCGCTGTGGATAACGTCAGCCACTGA
- the pabB gene encoding aminodeoxychorismate synthase component I codes for MLTCSVHPLPYRANPADYFAAIRNAPGAVLLDSGRPSAERGRYDLLSAWPLEQLAVLPEESGANFLQRLRDHLSRLGEAQLPTGYELPFAGGLIGYLSYDFGRHLENLPSQALDDLQLPDARFGLYDWALISDHHGQTSQLVFHPTLVDSERQRLVALFTQPQVDALAPFKLNAPMAADLSADDYRQAFERIQDYIQAGDCYQVNFAQRFRAECQGDPWLAYCALRQACPTPFSGFQSLPDGGAVLSLSPERFVRVSQRQVETRPIKGTRPRGVTPAEDAANAAELLASPKDRAENLMIVDLLRNDLGRTCRIGSVRVPELFSLESYPNVHHLVSSVTGVLAADRDALDLIAGSFPGGSITGAPKIRAMQIIDELEPTRRGLYCGSLLYLDVRGEMDSSIAIRSLLVKDGQVCCWGGGGIVADSDWQAEYQESMTKVRILLDTLQNL; via the coding sequence ATGCTGACCTGCTCCGTACACCCACTGCCCTACCGCGCCAACCCCGCCGACTATTTCGCGGCCATTCGCAACGCACCCGGCGCCGTGCTGCTCGACAGCGGCCGGCCGAGCGCTGAACGCGGCCGTTATGACTTGCTCAGCGCCTGGCCGCTGGAACAACTGGCGGTGTTGCCGGAGGAAAGCGGTGCGAATTTCCTCCAGCGCCTGCGTGACCATCTCAGCCGCCTGGGCGAAGCTCAGTTGCCTACCGGGTATGAATTACCATTCGCCGGCGGATTGATCGGTTATCTGAGCTACGACTTCGGCCGCCATCTGGAAAACCTGCCAAGTCAGGCGCTGGATGACCTGCAACTGCCCGATGCGCGTTTTGGCCTGTACGACTGGGCGTTGATCAGTGATCACCACGGGCAAACCAGCCAATTGGTCTTTCATCCAACGCTTGTCGACAGTGAACGGCAGCGATTGGTCGCGCTGTTCACTCAGCCTCAAGTTGACGCGCTGGCGCCCTTCAAACTGAACGCCCCGATGGCCGCTGATCTCTCGGCCGACGATTACCGTCAGGCCTTCGAACGCATTCAGGACTACATCCAGGCCGGCGACTGCTATCAGGTCAACTTCGCGCAACGCTTTCGTGCGGAATGCCAGGGCGATCCGTGGCTGGCTTACTGCGCTTTGCGTCAGGCCTGCCCGACGCCGTTCTCCGGGTTCCAGAGCCTGCCCGACGGCGGCGCAGTGCTGAGCCTGTCACCGGAACGTTTCGTCAGAGTCAGCCAGCGCCAAGTCGAAACCCGTCCGATCAAGGGCACCCGCCCCCGTGGCGTCACCCCAGCCGAGGACGCTGCCAACGCCGCCGAACTGCTGGCCAGCCCCAAGGACCGCGCGGAAAACCTGATGATCGTCGACCTGCTGCGCAACGACCTCGGGCGCACCTGCCGCATCGGCTCGGTGCGGGTGCCGGAGTTGTTCAGTCTGGAAAGCTATCCGAACGTGCATCACCTGGTCAGCAGCGTGACCGGTGTACTGGCGGCGGATCGTGATGCGCTGGACCTGATCGCTGGCAGTTTCCCCGGCGGCTCGATCACCGGCGCACCGAAGATTCGGGCGATGCAGATCATCGACGAGCTGGAGCCGACCCGGCGCGGTCTGTATTGCGGCTCGTTGCTGTATCTGGACGTGCGCGGCGAGATGGACAGCTCCATCGCCATTCGCAGTCTGCTGGTCAAGGATGGCCAGGTGTGCTGCTGGGGCGGCGGCGGGATCGTCGCTGATTCGGACTGGCAGGCGGAGTATCAGGAGTCGATGACCAAAGTGCGGATCCTGCTCGATACCCTGCAGAACCTCTGA
- a CDS encoding inactive transglutaminase family protein — MRSLTFHLKILIAVLVLLGVSVTAYQIFVLGIPVTEDATDDLWNIDAKVEFVASTKDPVKIQMFVPPLSRDYVSLNESFISNNYGVAVNRIDGNRKVTWSARRAKGNQTLYYRLVLTKRYTAEKSKIKGPTFRDSMVIEGPEKIAAEALLAPIRQHSADVETFIGEAIKRVNNVNDDNVKLLLAGDPSTSHKAKIVELLLSIAHVPVEKVHTIRLVADQPQTPELWLRSFNGNDWLYFNPETGEQGLPTDRLLWWTGDENLITVDGGKKANVTFSLNNSEMNAIRLAKLTDENTDANFLDYSLYGLPLQTQQTFMIMVMIPIGVLVILILRNLVGLQTLGTFTPVLIALAFRETQLGFGILLFTVITALGLSLRSYLEHLKLQMLPRLSVVLTFVVVLIAAISLFSHKLGLERGLSVALFPMVILTMTIERLSITWEERGANHALKVAIGTLFAASLAHLIMTVPELVYFVFTFPAILLILVGFMLAMGRYRGYRLTELVRFKAFLKKADA; from the coding sequence ATGCGTTCTCTAACCTTCCACCTGAAAATCCTGATCGCCGTACTGGTGCTGCTGGGCGTTTCGGTTACGGCCTATCAGATTTTCGTGCTTGGCATCCCGGTGACCGAAGACGCCACCGACGACCTGTGGAACATCGATGCCAAGGTCGAGTTCGTCGCCAGCACCAAGGATCCGGTGAAGATCCAGATGTTCGTGCCGCCGTTGAGCCGCGACTACGTCAGCCTCAACGAAAGCTTCATCTCCAATAACTACGGCGTCGCGGTGAACCGCATCGACGGCAACCGCAAGGTGACCTGGTCGGCCCGCCGCGCCAAGGGCAACCAGACCTTGTATTACCGTCTGGTGCTGACCAAGCGCTACACCGCGGAAAAATCCAAGATCAAAGGCCCGACCTTCCGTGACAGCATGGTCATCGAAGGCCCGGAAAAAATCGCCGCCGAAGCCCTGCTCGCGCCGATCCGCCAACACTCGGCCGACGTCGAAACCTTTATTGGCGAGGCGATCAAGCGCGTCAACAATGTCAACGACGACAACGTCAAATTGCTGCTGGCCGGCGATCCGTCGACTTCGCACAAAGCCAAGATCGTCGAACTGCTGCTGTCGATTGCCCACGTTCCGGTAGAAAAAGTCCACACCATCCGCCTCGTCGCCGATCAGCCCCAGACACCCGAACTGTGGCTGCGCAGCTTCAACGGCAACGACTGGCTGTACTTCAATCCGGAAACCGGTGAGCAAGGCCTGCCGACCGACCGCCTGCTGTGGTGGACCGGCGATGAAAACCTGATCACCGTCGACGGCGGCAAGAAAGCCAACGTGACCTTCAGCCTGAACAACAGCGAGATGAACGCGATTCGTCTGGCCAAGCTGACCGACGAAAACACTGACGCCAACTTCCTCGATTATTCGCTGTACGGCTTGCCGCTGCAGACCCAGCAGACCTTCATGATCATGGTGATGATCCCGATCGGCGTGCTGGTGATCCTGATCCTGCGCAACCTGGTCGGCCTGCAGACGCTGGGCACATTCACCCCGGTGCTGATCGCCCTCGCCTTCCGCGAAACGCAACTGGGCTTCGGCATTCTGCTGTTCACTGTCATTACCGCGCTGGGCCTGTCGCTGCGCTCGTATCTCGAACATCTGAAACTGCAAATGCTGCCGCGCCTGTCGGTGGTGCTGACGTTCGTTGTGGTGTTGATTGCGGCGATCAGTCTGTTCAGCCACAAGCTGGGGCTTGAGCGTGGCTTGTCGGTAGCGCTGTTCCCGATGGTGATTTTGACCATGACCATCGAACGCCTGTCGATCACCTGGGAAGAACGCGGCGCCAACCATGCGCTGAAAGTCGCCATCGGCACGCTGTTCGCCGCCTCCCTGGCGCACCTGATCATGACTGTGCCGGAGCTGGTGTACTTCGTGTTTACCTTCCCGGCGATCCTGCTGATTCTGGTCGGTTTCATGCTGGCGATGGGTCGCTATCGCGGCTACCGCCTGACCGAACTGGTACGTTTCAAGGCCTTCCTGAAGAAGGCTGACGCCTGA
- a CDS encoding GntR family transcriptional regulator, whose protein sequence is MDQLDPPVISGDDSETLSENVFRRIQAAIVKGEIAPGSKISEPELARTYGISRGPLREAIHRLEGQRLLVRVPHVGARVVSLSHAELIELYEIRESLEGMACRLAAERMSVEEIDELRRVLETHERDAAFQAGVGYYQQEGDFDFHYRIIQGSGNRTLTQMLCGELYQLVRMYRIQFSTTPNRPHQAFAEHHRILDAIADRDGELAELLMRRHIGASKRNIARHYEDGAHNKTATERGDA, encoded by the coding sequence CTGGATCAACTCGATCCCCCGGTCATCAGCGGTGACGATTCCGAGACGCTATCGGAAAACGTCTTCCGGCGCATTCAGGCCGCCATCGTCAAAGGCGAGATCGCCCCGGGCAGCAAGATCTCCGAGCCGGAACTGGCGCGCACCTATGGCATCAGTCGCGGGCCGTTGCGCGAGGCAATCCATCGTCTTGAGGGCCAGCGCTTGCTGGTGCGTGTGCCGCATGTCGGTGCGCGGGTGGTCTCCCTCAGCCATGCCGAATTGATCGAACTCTATGAAATCCGTGAATCCCTCGAAGGCATGGCCTGCCGCCTCGCCGCCGAGCGCATGAGCGTCGAGGAGATCGACGAACTGCGCCGGGTGCTGGAAACCCACGAGCGCGATGCGGCGTTTCAGGCCGGCGTCGGTTACTACCAGCAGGAAGGCGATTTCGACTTTCATTACCGGATCATCCAGGGTAGCGGCAATCGCACGCTGACGCAGATGCTCTGCGGCGAGCTGTATCAACTGGTGCGCATGTACCGCATCCAGTTTTCCACCACGCCGAACCGCCCGCACCAGGCCTTCGCCGAACACCACCGCATTCTCGATGCCATCGCCGACCGTGACGGCGAGCTCGCGGAACTGTTGATGCGCCGCCACATCGGCGCCTCGAAACGCAACATCGCCCGTCACTACGAGGACGGCGCCCACAACAAGACAGCCACTGAACGAGGTGATGCATGA